From the genome of Ziziphus jujuba cultivar Dongzao chromosome 6, ASM3175591v1, one region includes:
- the LOC107430975 gene encoding WRKY DNA-binding transcription factor 70, which yields MDTTWPEKLASGRKRVIDELMEGRELANQLQSVLLSKSDGDGSSSAVSAAEDLVVKIMESFSNTLFILNVNEGDDDVSVSQIQANSHVGSACLDARKSEDSDESCRSISNVKDRRGCYKRRRASPTWKNETPTLIDDGYAWRKYGQKVILNAQYPRNYYRCTHKYDQQCQATKQVQRIQEEPQLFRTTYHGHHTCRNLRAPELMLDCTNITTPGNRSSALISFDGSNGSLPNKHGQQEHPFLSTFSSIKQEFKEEEIPCDINHNQSSSSEYFMPHDLKGFESQRPMAVLSSSLDSDHGDGLSGVMDPVDFDDEILQFEF from the exons ATGGATACTACTTGGCCCGAAAAACTAGCAAGTGGCCGGAAAAGGGTCATCGATGAACTCATGGAAGGTCGAGAGCTTGCAAACCAGCTTCAGAGTGTTCTTCTTTCAAAGTCTGATGGTGATGGGTCATCATCAGCTGTTTCTGCTGCTGAAGATCTGGTGGTGAAGATCATGGAATCATTTTCAAACACCCTTTTCATTTTGAATGTGAATGAGGGTGATGATGATGTATCTGTATCTCAAATCCAAGCTAACTCCCATGTGGGTTCAGCTTGTTTGGATGCTAGGAAATCTGAAGATTCTGATGAAAGTTGTAGGAGTATTTCCAATGTCAAAGATCGGAGGGGTTGTTACAAAAGAAg AAGAGCCTCACCAACATGGAAAAATGAGACTCCAACTCTAATTGATGATGGTTATGCTTGGAGGAAGTACGGACAAAAAGTGATTCTCAATGCTCAATACCCCAG GAATTACTACAGGTGCACTCACAAATATGACCAACAGTGCCAAGCAACCAAACAAGTTCAGAGAATTCAAGAAGAACCCCAACTATTCCGGACCACATATCATGGACATCACACTTGCAGGAACCTCAGAGCTCCTGAGTTGATGTTGGATTGTACCAATATTACCACTCCGGGAAATCGATCTTCCGCACTCATCAGCTTCGACGGTTCAAACGGCAGTCTTCCAAACAAACATGGACAACAAGAGCATCCATTTCTCTCAACTTTCTCATCAATCAAACAGGAGTTCAAGGAGGAGGAAATACCATGTGATATCAACCACAACCAATCATCCTCGTCTGAGTATTTCATGCCACATGATCTGAAAGGTTTTGAATCTCAAAGACCCATGGCCGTTTTGTCATCAAGTCTGGATTCTGATCATGGTGATGGGCTATCTGGTGTCATGGACCCGGTCGATTTTGATGATGAAATTTtgcaatttgaattttga